One region of Hydrogenobaculum sp. Y04AAS1 genomic DNA includes:
- the rfbB gene encoding dTDP-glucose 4,6-dehydratase, which translates to MKLLVTGGAGFIGSEFVREGVRIGYEIVVVDKLTYAGDLERLKGVENNTSLSRFITFYKADITNKEFIEHIFKTEKPKVVVHFAAESHVDRSILDASPFIKTNVEGTQVLLDVAKDIGVDKFINIATDEVYGELGQEGTFKEDSPLVPNSPYSSSKAAADMLGRAYYKTYKLPVITVRPSNNYGPWQYPEKLIPVVILKALNNEKIPVYGTGQNVREWLYVSDCAEAIFEIMEKGKIGEIYNVGSNQERRNIDVVKTILKLLHKNEDLIEFVKDRPGHDFRYSLDTTKIKNELGWEAKTTFEEGIEKTVKWYIENMAWVEKKLKYLKEYWDKVYSV; encoded by the coding sequence TTGAAATTACTTGTAACAGGTGGAGCTGGTTTTATAGGCAGTGAGTTTGTAAGAGAAGGCGTAAGAATAGGATATGAGATTGTTGTGGTAGATAAGCTAACATATGCTGGGGATTTGGAAAGACTAAAAGGAGTAGAAAACAATACAAGTCTGTCACGGTTTATAACATTCTACAAAGCAGATATTACCAACAAAGAGTTTATAGAGCATATTTTTAAAACTGAAAAGCCAAAGGTTGTAGTTCATTTTGCAGCAGAATCCCATGTGGATAGAAGTATATTGGATGCAAGCCCTTTTATAAAGACAAATGTAGAAGGCACACAAGTGCTTCTTGATGTAGCAAAAGATATAGGTGTTGATAAATTTATCAACATAGCCACAGATGAGGTTTATGGAGAACTTGGGCAAGAGGGAACGTTCAAAGAAGATTCACCCCTTGTTCCAAACTCCCCTTACTCTTCATCAAAAGCAGCTGCTGATATGCTTGGAAGAGCTTACTATAAAACCTACAAGCTTCCAGTTATCACCGTTAGACCCTCCAACAACTACGGTCCTTGGCAATATCCAGAAAAGCTTATACCTGTTGTCATCTTAAAGGCCCTAAACAACGAAAAGATACCTGTATATGGCACTGGGCAGAATGTAAGAGAGTGGCTTTATGTCTCAGATTGTGCTGAGGCTATATTTGAGATAATGGAAAAAGGCAAAATTGGTGAGATTTACAACGTAGGTAGCAATCAAGAACGAAGAAACATAGATGTGGTAAAAACTATATTAAAACTTTTACATAAAAATGAAGATCTTATAGAGTTTGTAAAGGATAGACCAGGGCATGATTTTAGATACTCTTTAGATACTACAAAGATAAAAAATGAGCTTGGCTGGGAAGCAAAAACTACATTTGAAGAAGGTATAGAAAAAACTGTAAAATGGTATATAGAAAATATGGCATGGGTAGAGAAAAAACTCAAATACCTAAAAGAGTATTGGGATAAGGTATATAGCGTATGA
- a CDS encoding cytochrome bc complex cytochrome b subunit: MGLAKFIEERTHLSEIFQSQMVDYKVPKNLTFPYAFGVLAIIAFTVQIVSGMILLMYYKPYDTLAFDSAALFIWKVVPYGWLFRSIHAAGANFFLAVVYLHMFTGIYYNAYKKPRELVWVMGFIIYFLLLLTALTGYVLPWGQLSYWATEVTVEIPGAIPGVIGETISLLMRGGYTLGNLAIGRFFALHVLILPLILLGVVSIHLFLVRAAGISNPDGKPYDKKKEGVPFHPYVTLKEGAVAMFYLALFFFFVFFYMKEFLPATNWEPANPLQTPAEIAPEWYLKGYYAIFRSIPNKFIGFVTFNLVLALILLLPWLDFSPIRSARRRPLFFAMYIVFIFAGAGLTIIGTLQATPQVAKVGLFFTALLFLFFISLPIISFIELGYAKAKGEVDYAKGGEQ, from the coding sequence ATGGGTCTTGCTAAATTTATTGAAGAAAGAACACATTTGAGTGAAATATTTCAGTCCCAGATGGTGGACTACAAAGTCCCCAAAAACCTCACGTTTCCATATGCTTTTGGCGTATTGGCGATAATCGCTTTTACTGTGCAAATAGTATCTGGAATGATACTTCTGATGTACTATAAACCTTATGATACACTTGCCTTTGATAGTGCCGCTCTTTTCATATGGAAAGTTGTACCATACGGGTGGCTATTTAGAAGCATACACGCTGCTGGGGCAAACTTTTTCTTAGCGGTTGTATATCTTCACATGTTTACCGGCATATATTACAACGCTTACAAGAAGCCAAGAGAGCTTGTTTGGGTAATGGGATTTATAATATATTTCTTGTTACTTCTTACCGCTCTTACTGGTTATGTCTTGCCTTGGGGTCAGCTCTCTTACTGGGCCACAGAGGTTACTGTTGAAATCCCAGGTGCTATTCCAGGTGTAATAGGCGAGACCATATCTCTTCTCATGAGAGGCGGTTATACCCTTGGAAACTTAGCCATTGGTAGATTTTTTGCTTTACACGTGCTGATATTACCTCTTATACTTCTTGGTGTTGTAAGTATACACCTATTCTTAGTTAGAGCTGCTGGTATATCAAACCCAGATGGTAAACCATACGATAAGAAAAAAGAAGGTGTGCCATTCCATCCTTACGTCACTCTAAAAGAAGGTGCTGTAGCAATGTTCTACCTTGCTTTGTTCTTCTTCTTCGTGTTTTTCTACATGAAAGAATTCTTACCAGCCACAAACTGGGAACCAGCTAACCCACTCCAAACACCAGCTGAAATAGCCCCAGAATGGTACCTAAAAGGTTATTACGCTATATTTAGATCTATACCTAACAAATTTATTGGTTTTGTAACCTTCAACTTAGTTTTAGCTCTTATACTTCTTCTACCCTGGCTTGATTTTTCTCCTATTAGAAGCGCAAGAAGAAGACCTCTTTTCTTTGCTATGTATATTGTATTTATATTTGCTGGTGCTGGTCTTACAATAATAGGTACACTTCAAGCCACACCTCAAGTAGCTAAAGTTGGTTTATTCTTCACAGCGCTATTGTTCTTGTTCTTTATATCTTTGCCAATCATATCATTTATAGAGCTTGGTTATGCTAAAGCTAAAGGTGAAGTAGATTATGCTAAAGGGGGTGAACAATGA
- the rfbC gene encoding dTDP-4-dehydrorhamnose 3,5-epimerase, giving the protein MPFEFIRTDIKEVILIKPKVFKDERGFFLESYKKSEFEKNGITDIFIQDNHSKSVKGVLRGLHYQKEPEAQGKLVRCIKGKIFDVAVDIRKNSPTYGRWVGYELSEENKLMLFIPKGFAHGFLTLSEEAEIIYKVSEAEYSKEHDKGIIWNDKTINIKWPLENIKEVILSDKDKNLPTLEQADNNFLYGG; this is encoded by the coding sequence ATGCCTTTTGAGTTTATAAGAACAGATATAAAAGAGGTGATACTGATAAAGCCAAAGGTCTTTAAAGACGAAAGAGGGTTTTTCTTAGAAAGCTATAAAAAATCTGAGTTTGAGAAAAACGGCATAACAGATATCTTTATCCAAGATAATCATTCAAAATCTGTAAAAGGAGTATTAAGGGGCCTTCATTACCAAAAAGAACCAGAAGCTCAAGGAAAGCTTGTAAGATGTATAAAGGGTAAAATATTTGATGTGGCTGTAGATATAAGAAAAAATAGCCCCACTTACGGCAGATGGGTAGGGTATGAGCTCTCAGAAGAAAATAAACTGATGCTTTTTATACCAAAGGGCTTTGCCCATGGGTTTTTGACCCTTTCAGAAGAAGCTGAGATCATATACAAAGTATCTGAGGCCGAGTATTCAAAAGAACACGACAAAGGTATAATATGGAACGATAAAACCATAAACATAAAATGGCCTTTAGAAAATATAAAAGAGGTTATTTTATCTGATAAAGATAAAAATCTACCAACACTAGAACAAGCAGACAACAACTTTTTATACGGAGGATAA
- the petA gene encoding ubiquinol-cytochrome c reductase iron-sulfur subunit, whose protein sequence is MEASRRDFMQYVVGAFGAVAAVGAAYPILKSLGPNAAAALQSKVDYDVSQLKPMDVRVTSWKGFPVFVMMLPTPFNWNGPERNNKYKNHNRDILGNHNVYAIIGKCTHLGCIPLWKPDGDSAMNPSNVPVFHCPCHGSIYTPWGDNISGPAPLPLGIPPQALNGNTLEIGTPGFVKKFWDPYT, encoded by the coding sequence ATGGAAGCGTCAAGACGCGATTTTATGCAATATGTTGTAGGTGCCTTTGGTGCTGTGGCTGCAGTAGGAGCAGCTTATCCCATACTTAAAAGTTTGGGACCAAACGCAGCAGCAGCTTTACAATCAAAGGTAGATTACGATGTATCTCAATTAAAACCGATGGATGTGAGGGTCACATCTTGGAAAGGTTTTCCGGTGTTTGTTATGATGTTGCCAACACCTTTTAACTGGAATGGTCCAGAAAGAAACAACAAATACAAAAACCACAACAGGGATATACTTGGCAACCACAACGTTTACGCTATCATAGGCAAATGCACTCACCTTGGTTGTATTCCTCTGTGGAAACCAGATGGTGATTCTGCTATGAATCCTTCCAATGTTCCAGTATTTCATTGCCCATGTCATGGTAGTATATATACACCTTGGGGAGATAACATATCTGGCCCAGCGCCGTTACCTCTTGGTATACCACCACAAGCTTTAAACGGCAATACGCTGGAGATAGGTACTCCAGGCTTTGTTAAGAAATTCTGGGATCCTTATACTTGA
- the alaS gene encoding alanine--tRNA ligase, with protein sequence MKTDEIREKFLSFFENKGHTVVKSSSIVPKSDPTLLFVNAGMVPFKNVFLGLESLPYKRATSCQKCFRVSGKHNDLESVGRTTRHHTFFEMLGNFSFGDYFKKEAILYAWEFVTEVLRLPKDKIYVSVHQNDQEAYDIWKDMVKVPEDKIWRMGDEDNFWQMGETGPCGYSSEIYIDRGEKYSQDERYLEIWNLVFMQFNKDESGHMEPLAKPSIDTGMGLERIASVIQGKDSNFEIDIIMPIIHFVEDLSSKRYKTDEETDIAMRVIADHSRACTVAISEGIIPSNEGRGYVVRKVLRRAVRFGYKIGIKEEFLYKSIDVVVDTLKNAYPELEMSKEFVKNIIKAEESRFLETLENSLELFDRYIAENKSNVISGDFIFKAYDTYGFPLDILQEMTHEKGMTLDMKGFYELLEKQKEESRKHFKSEEKVDEVYLSIKDKARSIFTGYTHTEEQAKVLFIIKDGKMTEELKEQEDGIIILNKTPFYPEKGGQIGDSGILENSEALFIVNDTKTPTDGVIAHIGKVIKGRLRVGTDVLAKIDKERREDIKRHHTSTHLLHAALRNMFGESVRQAGSYVGDEFLRFDFTFYRSLKPEELEALEAMINEEIMKNEEIFVKELPYQEAIKTGAIAIFEEKYGDVVRVISAGDFSKELCGGTHVKRTGDIGYFKLISESSVGAGIRRIIAKAGRKAVREAYEDSKLLKTIYQEIGANKQNLLERVIALKEELKEKDNQIQMLKSKLVRLEAKASLNIEQINGIKLYWGILEEASLDNLREIADSYRQHPNTVVFLVSKSPKKSILIARSKDLNYDMKAIIKDIAKPMEGSGGGREDLAQGGVQKIETFNSALEVLKSILSK encoded by the coding sequence ATGAAAACAGACGAAATAAGGGAAAAGTTTTTATCTTTTTTTGAAAATAAAGGGCATACCGTTGTGAAAAGTTCTTCCATAGTACCTAAAAGCGATCCTACGCTTCTTTTTGTAAATGCTGGTATGGTACCTTTTAAAAATGTATTCTTAGGGCTTGAAAGTCTTCCTTACAAAAGAGCTACCTCTTGTCAAAAGTGTTTCAGAGTATCAGGCAAGCACAACGACCTTGAAAGCGTAGGAAGAACCACAAGACATCATACGTTTTTTGAAATGCTCGGAAACTTTTCCTTCGGAGATTACTTTAAGAAAGAGGCCATACTTTACGCTTGGGAGTTTGTTACAGAGGTTTTGAGACTACCAAAAGATAAGATATATGTAAGCGTTCATCAAAACGATCAAGAAGCTTACGACATATGGAAAGATATGGTAAAAGTGCCAGAGGACAAAATATGGCGTATGGGGGATGAAGATAACTTTTGGCAAATGGGAGAGACTGGTCCTTGCGGATATTCTTCTGAAATTTACATAGATAGGGGAGAAAAATATTCTCAAGATGAAAGATATCTAGAAATATGGAACCTCGTTTTTATGCAGTTTAACAAAGATGAATCAGGACATATGGAACCTTTAGCCAAACCCTCTATAGACACTGGTATGGGGCTTGAAAGAATAGCATCTGTCATACAGGGCAAAGACTCGAATTTTGAGATAGATATTATAATGCCTATTATACATTTTGTAGAAGATCTTTCTTCTAAACGCTACAAAACCGATGAAGAAACTGATATTGCTATGAGGGTTATAGCCGATCATTCAAGAGCTTGCACCGTAGCCATATCTGAGGGTATTATACCTTCCAACGAAGGAAGAGGCTATGTGGTAAGAAAAGTCTTAAGAAGAGCCGTAAGATTTGGCTATAAGATAGGTATAAAAGAAGAGTTTTTATACAAAAGCATAGATGTGGTGGTGGATACGCTAAAAAACGCATATCCAGAGCTTGAAATGAGCAAAGAGTTTGTTAAAAATATAATAAAAGCTGAAGAATCGAGATTTTTAGAAACTTTGGAAAACTCTTTGGAGCTTTTCGATAGATACATAGCTGAGAACAAGTCAAACGTTATAAGTGGAGATTTTATCTTTAAAGCTTACGATACTTACGGATTTCCTTTAGATATACTTCAAGAGATGACCCATGAAAAAGGTATGACCCTTGATATGAAAGGTTTTTATGAGCTTTTAGAAAAACAAAAAGAAGAATCAAGAAAACACTTCAAAAGCGAAGAAAAGGTGGATGAGGTATACCTTAGCATAAAAGACAAGGCAAGATCAATCTTCACAGGATACACACACACCGAAGAACAAGCAAAAGTCCTTTTCATAATAAAAGATGGTAAAATGACAGAAGAGCTAAAAGAACAAGAAGATGGTATCATCATCCTTAACAAAACACCTTTTTATCCAGAAAAAGGCGGTCAGATAGGAGACAGTGGTATACTTGAAAACAGCGAAGCACTTTTTATAGTAAACGACACCAAAACCCCAACGGATGGGGTAATAGCTCATATAGGAAAAGTAATAAAGGGAAGGCTAAGAGTAGGCACAGACGTACTTGCAAAAATAGATAAAGAAAGAAGAGAGGATATAAAAAGACATCACACCTCTACGCATCTTTTGCATGCAGCTTTGAGAAATATGTTTGGTGAATCTGTAAGACAGGCCGGTTCTTACGTGGGAGATGAGTTTTTAAGGTTTGATTTTACGTTTTATAGAAGCCTAAAACCAGAAGAGTTAGAAGCTTTGGAAGCGATGATAAACGAAGAGATTATGAAAAATGAAGAAATATTTGTAAAAGAGCTTCCATACCAAGAGGCTATAAAAACTGGGGCTATAGCAATATTTGAAGAAAAATACGGTGATGTAGTAAGGGTAATAAGCGCTGGAGATTTTTCCAAAGAGCTTTGCGGCGGAACCCACGTAAAAAGAACCGGAGATATAGGCTATTTTAAACTAATATCAGAATCATCTGTAGGAGCAGGTATAAGGCGTATAATTGCAAAGGCTGGTAGAAAAGCTGTAAGAGAGGCCTATGAAGATAGCAAGCTTTTAAAAACCATATACCAAGAAATAGGTGCCAACAAGCAAAACCTTTTAGAAAGGGTAATAGCTCTAAAAGAAGAGCTAAAAGAAAAAGACAATCAAATTCAAATGTTAAAGTCTAAATTAGTAAGGTTAGAAGCTAAAGCCTCTTTAAACATAGAACAAATAAACGGTATAAAACTATACTGGGGTATATTAGAAGAAGCTTCTTTGGACAATCTTAGAGAGATAGCAGATTCCTATAGACAGCATCCAAACACGGTGGTGTTTTTAGTTTCTAAAAGCCCAAAAAAGAGTATACTCATAGCTAGATCAAAAGATTTAAACTACGATATGAAAGCTATTATAAAAGATATAGCAAAACCAATGGAAGGGTCTGGCGGCGGTAGAGAAGATTTAGCTCAAGGAGGGGTTCAAAAGATAGAAACGTTTAACAGCGCTTTAGAAGTGTTGAAGAGCATTTTAAGTAAATAA
- the rfbD gene encoding dTDP-4-dehydrorhamnose reductase: MKYLILGKNGQLGKAFLNALQNEDTLGLDKEDCDISDFDRLKEVFDSYRPDIVLNCSAYNFVDKAETDFPNAYKTNAYGVKSLAYLCKQYNAYFITYSTDYVFDGKKEGLYKEEDMPNPINEYGKSKLTGEIWTLEEGLESYLIFRTSWVYGDGTQNFVYKLLNWAKNNDILKIAIDEFSVPTPADFLVEKTLKAIDKNLSGLYHLVPNGYASRYEWAKLILKVYGIKKIIIPVSKEVFNLPARRPDFSALDSSKIQKDLNENFEEWNDLLRRFY; this comes from the coding sequence ATGAAATACCTTATACTTGGTAAAAATGGACAGCTGGGAAAAGCGTTTTTAAATGCACTTCAGAATGAAGATACGTTGGGGCTTGATAAAGAAGATTGCGATATATCAGATTTTGACAGATTAAAAGAGGTCTTTGATTCCTACAGACCAGATATAGTACTAAACTGTAGTGCTTACAACTTTGTAGATAAAGCCGAGACAGATTTCCCAAATGCCTACAAAACAAACGCCTACGGGGTAAAAAGTTTAGCTTACCTTTGCAAACAATACAACGCTTACTTTATAACATACTCAACAGATTACGTGTTTGATGGAAAAAAAGAAGGACTATACAAAGAAGAAGATATGCCAAATCCGATCAACGAATATGGAAAGAGTAAACTCACCGGTGAAATATGGACTTTGGAGGAAGGTTTAGAAAGCTATTTGATATTTAGGACAAGCTGGGTATATGGGGATGGCACACAAAACTTTGTTTATAAGCTTTTAAACTGGGCTAAAAACAACGATATTTTAAAAATAGCGATAGATGAGTTCTCTGTACCAACGCCTGCAGACTTTTTGGTAGAAAAAACACTAAAGGCGATAGACAAAAACTTAAGCGGTCTATATCATCTTGTCCCAAACGGCTATGCTTCTCGTTACGAATGGGCAAAGTTAATTTTAAAGGTTTACGGCATAAAGAAAATCATAATACCGGTAAGCAAAGAGGTATTTAACTTACCAGCGAGAAGGCCAGATTTTTCAGCCCTCGATTCAAGTAAAATCCAAAAAGATTTAAATGAAAACTTTGAAGAGTGGAATGACTTGTTAAGAAGGTTTTATTGA
- a CDS encoding cytochrome c1 yields the protein MSLGNILKTIFFTAFVAIFFFIIWVKNPFVQEQEYPLPANYRAMIYSDNPQIIAAGRQIVTQQCAACHSLRYDGVYPLSVKSDPNFPRIIKQFAKPIPSDSLLAPFHQKTKGFAMYLPQDVYDAAFVSELHTLKSQFGKVPPDLSTMYLARGPEYLFNWVQNPGQIIPGTAMPAILHGQPKEAAEVVAYLRAVDTPTPAEQTRRFEMGVATLAFLIFFGIAIYLYRGRFLDKMGLH from the coding sequence ATGAGCTTAGGTAATATTTTGAAGACGATATTTTTTACCGCTTTTGTCGCAATATTCTTCTTCATCATATGGGTAAAAAATCCTTTTGTGCAAGAACAAGAGTATCCACTCCCAGCAAATTACAGAGCTATGATTTACAGCGATAATCCTCAAATAATAGCTGCTGGACGTCAGATAGTCACTCAACAATGCGCCGCTTGTCATTCTTTAAGATATGATGGCGTGTATCCGTTATCTGTAAAATCAGATCCAAACTTTCCTCGTATAATAAAACAATTTGCAAAACCTATACCTTCAGATAGTCTTTTGGCACCATTCCATCAAAAAACCAAAGGTTTTGCTATGTATCTTCCACAAGATGTCTACGATGCTGCTTTTGTGTCAGAGCTTCATACTCTTAAAAGCCAATTTGGTAAAGTGCCACCAGACTTGTCTACTATGTACCTTGCAAGAGGACCAGAGTACTTGTTTAATTGGGTTCAAAACCCTGGCCAAATCATTCCAGGTACTGCAATGCCAGCTATATTGCACGGCCAACCAAAAGAAGCTGCTGAAGTGGTAGCTTATCTAAGAGCTGTGGATACGCCCACACCAGCTGAACAAACAAGACGTTTTGAAATGGGCGTAGCAACGCTTGCTTTCCTAATATTCTTTGGTATAGCAATTTACTTATACAGAGGCAGATTCTTAGATAAAATGGGCTTACACTGA
- a CDS encoding AAA family ATPase, giving the protein MKGILEKLLGKQKEENPKTKSQSIYIKDIEITPGYLEQDKDARIEEYWVETMATSEDGYWFLAGRRHGLFSLYKYNGALVRLPARPPSQAVVNIVFRDRFLAISSPPYVSVHEMIDPYNPKSWKSIKLTQEGLRPAGGLDIGNGLLIYGSLSNQVVIVELDFDKGVIEPKNIIRLQDFDQIKFIKILINRNIIISGPKKTVVIDVNGNILQELNIPSSCATFKDDILYLVGNELIGYNVDTKTEVFRYPLSCNPNDIDVYEHIALIADKEENRLTFFDTKLGQEMGVLEDGGYSVVKVSPDGSIYTSFVDRENKLYYLRKFDTNLLDLYYPKERQEAIRKNAQKLYRDFKKRLNNNETEDIPELKELKTLMSYPFKDIRELIEKAEEELYQKIIELKFEAFKSQIPNINAKIYEELQEFGKNLDERYQEAFEKLQKEALESLKNLIEKHIKEVEQAISKNSIASQIEAESLEEVKRAREVFLSLPRDIQPEAFDRLSKLIQRFIISRRLEKYKIEIDNNTVKIADVKVEIPQNIRKKLRWQLKLEEKLVIEQKLYSKVSFVREDGITREPKRYNNYLTIDEMRHKPKWIARYLSKLNGLFGYQDSSILNPTVSFEDTPWFVQNLAMLSKALNEQLKYNEGIVIIEGDAGVGKNFLIEVYSALTRRPLFIIPCHSKMEKEDITFVYEYDPKIGTKRTKSNLIKALETPNAIIFFDEINTLPTSLVKVFNPLFDYRRYMYLSYDSIVKAEKNVLFVGAMNPQNYLGVSELPQDIKSRADILYIDYPPFEDEKGFYYPDEALILKDYITGFEGLTKEDFIYLWYEKINGINHDKAINVSQITIRNLYKIFELLKIASSIRKAYRDYQSGQSEEAIDFVFSMRDTIRCARKLNESDNVKEVVKTTILPKVSNLFERKSVETLIDDT; this is encoded by the coding sequence ATGAAAGGTATATTGGAAAAGCTTTTAGGAAAACAAAAAGAAGAAAACCCAAAAACTAAGTCTCAATCAATATACATAAAGGATATAGAAATTACACCTGGATACTTAGAACAAGACAAAGATGCACGTATAGAAGAGTACTGGGTAGAAACAATGGCCACCTCCGAGGACGGTTATTGGTTTTTGGCAGGTAGAAGACACGGGCTTTTTAGCTTGTACAAATACAACGGGGCTTTGGTAAGACTTCCAGCAAGACCACCATCCCAAGCGGTAGTAAATATCGTATTTAGAGATAGATTTCTTGCAATATCAAGTCCACCTTATGTTTCAGTGCATGAGATGATAGATCCATACAATCCAAAATCCTGGAAAAGCATAAAACTTACCCAAGAGGGTTTAAGACCGGCCGGAGGCTTAGATATAGGAAACGGTCTTCTTATATACGGAAGCTTATCAAATCAGGTAGTAATAGTAGAACTTGATTTTGATAAAGGTGTCATAGAACCAAAAAATATAATAAGACTTCAAGATTTTGATCAAATAAAATTTATAAAAATCCTAATAAATAGAAATATCATCATCTCTGGTCCAAAAAAAACGGTTGTTATCGACGTAAACGGAAACATTTTACAGGAGCTAAACATTCCATCTTCTTGTGCTACTTTTAAAGATGATATTTTATATCTGGTAGGCAACGAGTTGATAGGATACAACGTAGATACAAAAACAGAAGTTTTTAGATACCCACTCTCTTGCAATCCAAACGATATAGATGTGTATGAACATATAGCACTCATAGCCGACAAGGAAGAAAACAGACTAACATTTTTTGATACGAAACTTGGCCAAGAGATGGGAGTATTAGAAGACGGCGGATACTCCGTAGTGAAAGTATCTCCAGATGGTTCTATATATACATCTTTTGTAGATAGGGAAAACAAACTTTACTACCTTAGAAAGTTTGATACAAATTTGCTTGATCTATACTATCCAAAAGAACGCCAAGAAGCTATAAGAAAAAACGCTCAAAAGCTTTATAGAGACTTCAAAAAAAGGTTAAACAACAACGAAACAGAAGATATACCCGAGTTAAAAGAACTTAAGACCTTGATGTCTTATCCTTTTAAAGATATAAGAGAGCTTATAGAAAAAGCTGAAGAAGAGCTTTACCAAAAAATTATAGAGTTAAAATTTGAGGCTTTTAAAAGCCAAATACCAAACATAAACGCAAAAATTTACGAAGAGCTTCAAGAGTTTGGCAAAAACTTAGACGAAAGATATCAAGAGGCTTTTGAAAAACTTCAAAAAGAAGCTTTAGAATCTCTTAAAAATCTTATAGAAAAACATATTAAAGAAGTAGAGCAAGCGATATCAAAAAACTCTATAGCAAGCCAAATAGAAGCGGAGTCTTTGGAAGAGGTAAAAAGGGCAAGAGAGGTTTTTTTAAGTTTACCAAGAGATATACAGCCAGAGGCTTTTGATAGGTTAAGCAAGCTAATACAAAGGTTTATAATAAGTAGAAGGTTAGAAAAGTACAAAATCGAAATAGACAACAACACGGTAAAAATAGCGGATGTAAAGGTAGAGATACCTCAAAACATAAGAAAAAAACTAAGATGGCAACTAAAGTTGGAAGAAAAGCTCGTTATAGAACAGAAACTTTATTCAAAGGTCTCTTTTGTAAGAGAAGATGGTATCACCAGAGAACCAAAAAGATACAACAACTACCTTACTATAGATGAGATGAGGCATAAACCAAAATGGATAGCAAGATATCTATCAAAATTAAATGGGCTTTTTGGCTATCAAGATAGCTCTATCTTAAATCCCACCGTGAGCTTTGAAGACACGCCTTGGTTTGTGCAAAATTTGGCAATGCTATCAAAAGCCCTAAATGAGCAACTAAAATATAACGAAGGAATAGTAATTATAGAAGGGGATGCCGGTGTAGGTAAAAACTTCCTTATAGAGGTTTACTCAGCCCTTACCAGAAGACCTCTTTTTATAATACCTTGTCATTCGAAAATGGAGAAAGAGGATATAACGTTTGTATACGAATACGACCCAAAAATAGGCACAAAAAGGACAAAATCAAACCTTATAAAAGCTTTAGAAACCCCAAACGCCATAATCTTTTTCGATGAGATAAACACACTACCCACATCTCTTGTTAAAGTTTTTAACCCTTTGTTTGACTATAGAAGGTATATGTATTTATCTTACGATAGTATAGTAAAAGCAGAAAAAAATGTGCTTTTTGTGGGAGCTATGAACCCTCAAAACTATTTGGGCGTATCAGAGCTACCTCAGGATATAAAATCAAGGGCAGATATCCTTTACATAGATTATCCACCTTTTGAAGATGAAAAAGGCTTTTACTATCCAGACGAAGCCCTCATACTAAAAGATTATATAACGGGGTTCGAGGGTCTTACAAAAGAAGACTTCATATACCTATGGTACGAAAAAATAAACGGTATAAACCACGATAAAGCAATAAACGTATCTCAAATTACCATAAGGAATCTCTACAAAATTTTTGAGCTTTTAAAGATAGCGTCTTCTATTAGAAAAGCTTACAGAGATTATCAGTCTGGGCAATCTGAAGAAGCCATAGATTTCGTATTTTCTATGAGAGATACCATAAGATGTGCCAGGAAACTAAACGAAAGCGACAACGTAAAAGAGGTAGTAAAAACCACGATACTACCAAAAGTTTCAAATCTCTTTGAGAGAAAAAGCGTAGAAACGCTGATAGATGATACTTAA